The stretch of DNA GGCATAGAAAATAGCGTATACCGGATGGTATACGCTATTTTTTTCTTTTGAACACAATGTATTTCATGAACAAGAAGCTGCTGGAGGAAGAAAGGAACATTGCCGCCCCTTTTGCTGCATTGTGCTCTATATATGCCGGGATCGAAATGAAAGTGATGGCTCTCAGGACGGAAAGACCGGCAATGAAGACAAGATTGCTGATTACTAACGCAATCAAGGCTTGCGCAAAGAACAAGCCTTTCTCGGCCATGTTTGATTTTTTTTGACTGCGGAAGGTATATCTCGTATTCCAATAGTAACTATTCCAGATACATACCAAATAGCTGATCGTATTGAATAGTAACAGTAAAAGATTATCCTTTGTCGGCCAAATGAGTAGCAATATATTCAGCACAGCCAAATCGACTGCTGCATTCAGTACGCCAATAGAGGTGAATTGCAGGATTTGGGTCCGGGTCCGTTTTAACATGATTTTTCACAGCCTTCGGGTGACATGGTTATATCTTAACATTCTTCCCTCATTTGCTGCTTTTTTAACGTTTCAAGTAGCTTGGATGTGGTATGTAGTGCTATATGCTAGTTTCATTCAAGCAAATCTGGAAGAGGAGTGATTGCAGTTTGTGTTATGCAAAAAATATGGAGAAACTTGCACAAAAAGCCAAGCACCATCCTCAAAAAGTACTTAGCATGTATGTGAACACCGATCCGGCCAATCGTGATCAGACAGGCGGGGAATGGAAGATTCATGTGAAAAATGGCTTGAAGAATTTCGAGACATATCTCAAGAATGATCCCGAAGAATGGAAGCAATTCTTGAAAGTGAAGGAAAAGGTGAAAGCTTTTTTGGACGATAACGGTCAAAGCATGAAAAAAAGCTGTGTCGTGTTTGCATCAGCAGATGATATTTGGTTTGCCGAATGCCTACAAATGCCCGTAACAACGGAATTCCACTGGGAGGATGAGCCAAAGCTGGAACAATTCCAGTCGCTGTATGACCGATTCCCGGAATCTGGTGTGATCTTGGTCCAAAAAAATCAGGTGAAAGTGATCGATGCCGTACTGGGAAAGATCAAGGATACGAAACTTTATGAAATGGATTTGGATACGGAGAAATGGAAGGTGCAGGCAAGCCCTCAGCGAGCTTTATCGATAAAAGGAAAAGGCGGCAAAGGATCGAAAAAGGAGACGATCGAGAGCCGTTTGGAAGCCAATCAAAAACGCTGGTATAAGTCTTTGGCGCCGGATCTCGAT from Terribacillus sp. FSL K6-0262 encodes:
- a CDS encoding VLRF1 family aeRF1-type release factor gives rise to the protein MCYAKNMEKLAQKAKHHPQKVLSMYVNTDPANRDQTGGEWKIHVKNGLKNFETYLKNDPEEWKQFLKVKEKVKAFLDDNGQSMKKSCVVFASADDIWFAECLQMPVTTEFHWEDEPKLEQFQSLYDRFPESGVILVQKNQVKVIDAVLGKIKDTKLYEMDLDTEKWKVQASPQRALSIKGKGGKGSKKETIESRLEANQKRWYKSLAPDLDRLAKEKEWKCIHLVGNKEEARLIESHMQKQVQQTESKNLFDQEERKVLEEVMPAYS
- a CDS encoding GtrA family protein; protein product: MLKRTRTQILQFTSIGVLNAAVDLAVLNILLLIWPTKDNLLLLLFNTISYLVCIWNSYYWNTRYTFRSQKKSNMAEKGLFFAQALIALVISNLVFIAGLSVLRAITFISIPAYIEHNAAKGAAMFLSSSSSFLFMKYIVFKRKK